From a region of the Drosophila virilis strain 15010-1051.87 chromosome 3, Dvir_AGI_RSII-ME, whole genome shotgun sequence genome:
- the LOC6623546 gene encoding phospholipase A1 member A has product MQRHTARQSAQFWTGWGLQLCLIFFWHTQQLEASASIDRIQKHNLELLTQQLNRGWRAFCDAPVDEGVMALFEGINPSDARLHVMTITNQSVQLPIKSMPELRDFDINPQRKTLIYVNAFHTADSYFSVQEHLTLLQTTRRDLNVIVVDFATHVAQLYYTVRHHLSVHGYSIYKLLSALTDAGIAAQDITLAGHSVGANIAALGADLYAKGSKQQVGQLIAIDPATMCRTTDILVRQTVAGRVVVLHGEGDVFGVRVPLGHVDIYPNGIGYFPRKKLQPGCDSKICSHMYPFVLFMEALIEGVMIPATKCENWSKFRQGDCSFENTLNIGLIYPSNAKGLYFCMTQPNPPFTYMEHGLRYQIRRPEISNALKA; this is encoded by the exons ATGCAACGACACACAGCCAGACAAAGCGCCCAGTTCTGGACAGGATGGGGCTTACAGCTATGCCTTATCTTTTTCTGGCATACGCAACAGTTGGAAGCGTCCGCAAGCATTGATCGCATACAGAAACACAATCTGGAGCTGCTAACACAACAACTGAATCGCGGCTGGCGTGCTTTTT GCGATGCGCCGGTCGATGAGGGTGTGATGGCGCTCTTTGAGGGCATCAATCCCAGCGATGCGCGTCTGCATGTCATGACCATCACCAATCAGAGTGTCCAGCTGCCCATCAAGTCCATGCCAGAGCTGCGCGACTTCGATATCAATCCGCAGCGCAAGACTCTAATCTATGTGAACGCCTTTCACACGGCCGATAGCTATTTCAGCGTTCAGGAACACTTGACGCTGCTGCAGACGACGCGTCGAGATCTTAATGTAATTGTGGTAGACTTTGCCACACATGTGGCTCAACTTTACTACACAGTGCGTCATCATCTCTCCGTGCATGGCTACTCCATTTACAAGTTGTTGAGCGCCCTGACGGATGCGGGCATTGCGGCGCAGGATATTACCCTGGCAGGGCACTCGGTGGGCGCCAATATAGCCGCATTGGGCGCTGATTTATATGCCAAGGGCAGCAAGCAGCAGGTAGGTCAACTGATTGCTATCGATCCGGCCACCATGTGCCGCACCACAGACATTCTGGTCAGACAGACGGTGGCGGGGCGCGTTGTGGTATTGCACGGTGAGGGTGATGTGTTTGGTGTTCGTGTGCCACTGGGTCATGTGGATATCTATCCCAATGGTATTGGCTACTTTCCGCGCAAGAAGCTGCAACCGGGCTGCGACAGCAAGATCTGCAGTCATATGTATCCGTTTGTACTCTTCATGGAGGCACTCATCGAGGGCGTCATGATACCTGCCACCAAATGCGAAAACTGGAGCAAGTTCAGACAGGGTGATTGCAGTTTTGAGAACACACTTAACATTGGCCTCATCTACCCGAGCAATGCCAAGGGTCTGTATTTCTGTATGACCCAACCGAATCCACCTTTCACCTACATGGAGCACGGTCTGCGATATCAGATACGGCGGCCGGAGATATCAAATGCGCTCAAGGCATGA
- the Best2 gene encoding bestrophin-4 isoform X2, translating into MTVSYAGEVPNGSNFGCFWKILWKWRGSVYKLVWRELIAYLCLYYTINVIYRFALTPSQQTIFNKIRQYFAQQGENIPMSFVLGFYVNLVVKRWWEQYRLLPWPDTLALFISAAIPNSSGVVNNETGRLMRRNIMRYMVLAYVITLQRISLRVKRRFPTTQHLVDAGLMHESEMKIFEAMNQKSPMSKYWMPLVWATNIINRARKEGLIASDHIVQTILVELSDIRRRLGGLIGYDTVCVPLVYTQVVTLVLYTYFIAALLGRQMLPNVVDSNGREDPDLFFPFFTVLQFVFFVGWLKVAEVLINPFGEDDDDIELNWLIDRHIKAAYMIVDEMHEEHPELLRDQYWECVVPKELPYTVASEHYRRDEPKGSAENYKVKKEDAMYANIIPGGGKRMLSDDVYADYESVDTPMVERRKNNWLVRQLSRMGSMRSQSTAYSSGGMPFTRNRLNSVYSSPESGMPLSILQQQQLQQQQQNQQQQPPGSQQTKPSLYEKFVHRKSLRAHRQLIKQNSKLNGLNINVAKTRPRIPTPEVTKDGSTNTGHPATAALAQAVMPTRLTDGYTASSMPTETNITTLSFPFTVSTSAGESMPTGTLSIVPLNANAQLPTITTTASGFDPNDVITTIPVSLSIQRTPSNLSIVELGGVGDGADAHNSSGSSNGSGGITTTALLSVKPLNGTANISRNNSFNLSLNLQDPNYQRSSVRSAGPTDSMDAASAIPPPRGKDAAGMVGGTTSASSAPSTLAKHKPEPKTGEVYV; encoded by the exons ATGACCGTCTCGTATGCGGGCGAAGTGCCCAATGGCAGTAACTTTGGCTGCTTCTGGAAAATCCTATGGAA ATGGCGCGGCAGCGTTTACAAATTAGTGTGGCGTGAATTGATCGCCTATTTGTGTTTATACTATACCATAAATGTCATATACCGATTCGCACTCACTCCCAGCCAGCAAAC AATCTTCAACAAGATTCGCCAGTACTTTGCGCAACAGGGCGAGAACATACCCATGTCGTTCGTGCTGGGCTTCTATGTGAATCTGGTGGTCAAGCGCTGGTGGGAACAGTATCGCCTGCTTCCCTGGCCCGATACGCTGGCCCTGTTCATCAGCGCCGCCATACCCAACTCCTCGGGAGTCGTTAAT AATGAAACGGGTCGTCTAATGCGTCGCAATATTATGCGATATATGGTCTTGGCCTATGTCATTACCTTGCAACGCATCTCGCTGCGCGTGAAGCGTCGCTTCCCTACCACACAGCACCTGGTCGATGCGGGCCTGATGCACGAATCTGAGATGAAGATATTCGAGGCGATGAATCAGAAGAGTCCCATGTCCAAGTACTGGATGCCCTTGGTCTGGGCCACAAACATCATCAACCGAGCACGCAAAGAAGGACTCATTGCCTCGGATCACATAGTTCAGACCATACTCGTAGAGCTGTCCGATATTAGACGACGCTTGGGTGGTCTGATTGGCTATGACACAGTCTGCGTGCCGCTGGTCTATACGCAG GTGGTTACCCTGGTGCTCTACACGTATTTCATAGCCGCCCTACTGGGTCGCCAAATGCTGCCAAATGTTGTGGACAGTAATGGCAGGGAGGATCCCGATTTGTTCTTTCCATTTTTTACGGTTTTACAG TTCGTTTTCTTTGTGGGCTGGCTTAAAGTTGCCGAGGTTCTAATCAATCCCTTCGGCGAAGACGACGATGATATCGAGTTAAATTGGCTAATCGATAGACACATTAAG GCCGCCTACATGATTGTGGATGAGATGCACGAGGAGCATCCGGAACTGCTGCGAGATCAGTATTGGGAGTGTGTGGTGCCCAAAGAATTACCCTATACCGTGGCCTCAGAGCACTATCGACGCGACGAGCCGAAGGGCTCAGCGGAGAATTACAAGGTGAAGAAGGAGGATGCCATGTATGCCAACATAATACCAGGCGGTGGCAAGCGCATGCTCAGCGATGATGTATATGCGGACTAT GAGAGCGTGGACACGCCTATGGTGGAGCGGCGCAAGAACAATTGGCTGGTGCGTCAGCTGTCGCGCATGGGCTCGATGCGCAGCCAGTCCACGGCCTACTCTTCGGGCGGCATGCCGTTTACGCGCAACCGCTTGAACTCTGTGTACTCTAGTCCCGAATCTGGCATGCCATTGTCAAtcctgcagcaacagcaactccagcagcagcagcaaaaccagcagcagcagccgcctgGCTCGCAGCAGACCAAACCAAGCCTCTACGAGAAGTTTGTGCATCGCAAGTCGCTTCGAGCACACCGCCAGCTGATCAAGCAGA ATTCCAAGCTAAATGGTCTTAATATTAATGTGGCCAAGACACGGCCACGCATACCCACGCCGGAGGTGACCAAGGATGGTAGCACCAACACGG GGCATCCAGCCACAGCAGCGCTTGCCCAAGCCGTCATGCCGACCAGATTGACGGATGGCTATACTGCAAGCT CAATGCCAACGGAAACTAACATAACCACACTCTCGTTTCCGTTCACCGTGTCCACCAGCGCCGGGGAGTCCATGCCAACGGGCACGTTGAGCATTGTGCCGCTGAACGCCAATGCGCAGTTACCCACAATAACAACCACCGCGAGTGGCTTTGATCCCAACGATGTGATCACCACGATACCCGTTTCCCTTTCCATTCAACGCACGCCTTCGAACTTATCCATCGTAGAGCTAGGCGGAGTCGGCGACGGTGCAGATGcccacaacagcagcggctccagcaacggcagcggtGGCATCACCACAACGGCTTTGCTCTCAGTGAAGCCGCTGAATGGGACTGCCAATATTTCGCGCAACAATAGTTTCAATCTCAGCCTGAATCTGCAGGATCCGAACTACCAACGCTCCTCAGTGCGTTCGGCAGGTCCAACGGATTCAATGGATGCCGCATCAGCAATACCTCCGCCTCGGGGCAAGGATGCAGCCGGCATGGTGGGCGGCACAACGAGTGCCTCCTCAGCGCCATCAACGCTGGCCAAGCACAAGCCAGAGCCCAAAACGGGCGAGGTCTATGTATGA
- the Best2 gene encoding bestrophin homolog 22 isoform X1: MTVSYAGEVPNGSNFGCFWKILWKWRGSVYKLVWRELIAYLCLYYTINVIYRFALTPSQQTIFNKIRQYFAQQGENIPMSFVLGFYVNLVVKRWWEQYRLLPWPDTLALFISAAIPNSSGVVNNETGRLMRRNIMRYMVLAYVITLQRISLRVKRRFPTTQHLVDAGLMHESEMKIFEAMNQKSPMSKYWMPLVWATNIINRARKEGLIASDHIVQTILVELSDIRRRLGGLIGYDTVCVPLVYTQVVTLVLYTYFIAALLGRQMLPNVVDSNGREDPDLFFPFFTVLQFVFFVGWLKVAEVLINPFGEDDDDIELNWLIDRHIKAAYMIVDEMHEEHPELLRDQYWECVVPKELPYTVASEHYRRDEPKGSAENYKVKKEDAMYANIIPGGGKRMLSDDVYADYESVDTPMVERRKNNWLVRQLSRMGSMRSQSTAYSSGGMPFTRNRLNSVYSSPESGMPLSILQQQQLQQQQQNQQQQPPGSQQTKPSLYEKFVHRKSLRAHRQLIKQNSKLNGLNINVAKTRPRIPTPEVTKDGSTNTATSAVIMAPQQLSTQSTSGMYPSYSTTASGTNLHQDSGQVLGTLLLSPIKEMDSSSSNNTLIPGHPATAALAQAVMPTRLTDGYTASSMPTETNITTLSFPFTVSTSAGESMPTGTLSIVPLNANAQLPTITTTASGFDPNDVITTIPVSLSIQRTPSNLSIVELGGVGDGADAHNSSGSSNGSGGITTTALLSVKPLNGTANISRNNSFNLSLNLQDPNYQRSSVRSAGPTDSMDAASAIPPPRGKDAAGMVGGTTSASSAPSTLAKHKPEPKTGEVYV, encoded by the exons ATGACCGTCTCGTATGCGGGCGAAGTGCCCAATGGCAGTAACTTTGGCTGCTTCTGGAAAATCCTATGGAA ATGGCGCGGCAGCGTTTACAAATTAGTGTGGCGTGAATTGATCGCCTATTTGTGTTTATACTATACCATAAATGTCATATACCGATTCGCACTCACTCCCAGCCAGCAAAC AATCTTCAACAAGATTCGCCAGTACTTTGCGCAACAGGGCGAGAACATACCCATGTCGTTCGTGCTGGGCTTCTATGTGAATCTGGTGGTCAAGCGCTGGTGGGAACAGTATCGCCTGCTTCCCTGGCCCGATACGCTGGCCCTGTTCATCAGCGCCGCCATACCCAACTCCTCGGGAGTCGTTAAT AATGAAACGGGTCGTCTAATGCGTCGCAATATTATGCGATATATGGTCTTGGCCTATGTCATTACCTTGCAACGCATCTCGCTGCGCGTGAAGCGTCGCTTCCCTACCACACAGCACCTGGTCGATGCGGGCCTGATGCACGAATCTGAGATGAAGATATTCGAGGCGATGAATCAGAAGAGTCCCATGTCCAAGTACTGGATGCCCTTGGTCTGGGCCACAAACATCATCAACCGAGCACGCAAAGAAGGACTCATTGCCTCGGATCACATAGTTCAGACCATACTCGTAGAGCTGTCCGATATTAGACGACGCTTGGGTGGTCTGATTGGCTATGACACAGTCTGCGTGCCGCTGGTCTATACGCAG GTGGTTACCCTGGTGCTCTACACGTATTTCATAGCCGCCCTACTGGGTCGCCAAATGCTGCCAAATGTTGTGGACAGTAATGGCAGGGAGGATCCCGATTTGTTCTTTCCATTTTTTACGGTTTTACAG TTCGTTTTCTTTGTGGGCTGGCTTAAAGTTGCCGAGGTTCTAATCAATCCCTTCGGCGAAGACGACGATGATATCGAGTTAAATTGGCTAATCGATAGACACATTAAG GCCGCCTACATGATTGTGGATGAGATGCACGAGGAGCATCCGGAACTGCTGCGAGATCAGTATTGGGAGTGTGTGGTGCCCAAAGAATTACCCTATACCGTGGCCTCAGAGCACTATCGACGCGACGAGCCGAAGGGCTCAGCGGAGAATTACAAGGTGAAGAAGGAGGATGCCATGTATGCCAACATAATACCAGGCGGTGGCAAGCGCATGCTCAGCGATGATGTATATGCGGACTAT GAGAGCGTGGACACGCCTATGGTGGAGCGGCGCAAGAACAATTGGCTGGTGCGTCAGCTGTCGCGCATGGGCTCGATGCGCAGCCAGTCCACGGCCTACTCTTCGGGCGGCATGCCGTTTACGCGCAACCGCTTGAACTCTGTGTACTCTAGTCCCGAATCTGGCATGCCATTGTCAAtcctgcagcaacagcaactccagcagcagcagcaaaaccagcagcagcagccgcctgGCTCGCAGCAGACCAAACCAAGCCTCTACGAGAAGTTTGTGCATCGCAAGTCGCTTCGAGCACACCGCCAGCTGATCAAGCAGA ATTCCAAGCTAAATGGTCTTAATATTAATGTGGCCAAGACACGGCCACGCATACCCACGCCGGAGGTGACCAAGGATGGTAGCACCAACACGG CCACCAGTGCCGTTATAATGGCACCACAACAGCTGAGCACCCAAAGCACTAGCGGCATGTATCCGTCGTACAGCACCACAGCCAGCGGCACCAATTTGCACCAGGACAGCGGCCAGGTGCTCGGCACACTGCTGCTGTCACCCATCAAAGAAATGGATAGCTCATCATCCAATAATACTCTGATTCCAGGGCATCCAGCCACAGCAGCGCTTGCCCAAGCCGTCATGCCGACCAGATTGACGGATGGCTATACTGCAAGCT CAATGCCAACGGAAACTAACATAACCACACTCTCGTTTCCGTTCACCGTGTCCACCAGCGCCGGGGAGTCCATGCCAACGGGCACGTTGAGCATTGTGCCGCTGAACGCCAATGCGCAGTTACCCACAATAACAACCACCGCGAGTGGCTTTGATCCCAACGATGTGATCACCACGATACCCGTTTCCCTTTCCATTCAACGCACGCCTTCGAACTTATCCATCGTAGAGCTAGGCGGAGTCGGCGACGGTGCAGATGcccacaacagcagcggctccagcaacggcagcggtGGCATCACCACAACGGCTTTGCTCTCAGTGAAGCCGCTGAATGGGACTGCCAATATTTCGCGCAACAATAGTTTCAATCTCAGCCTGAATCTGCAGGATCCGAACTACCAACGCTCCTCAGTGCGTTCGGCAGGTCCAACGGATTCAATGGATGCCGCATCAGCAATACCTCCGCCTCGGGGCAAGGATGCAGCCGGCATGGTGGGCGGCACAACGAGTGCCTCCTCAGCGCCATCAACGCTGGCCAAGCACAAGCCAGAGCCCAAAACGGGCGAGGTCTATGTATGA
- the Ldh gene encoding L-lactate dehydrogenase, whose amino-acid sequence MAAVKDSLLAQVAEVLPSSGHKITVVGIGMVGMASAFSILAQGVSKEVCLIDVCADKLQGELMDLQHGSNFLKNPQITASTDYAASANSRLCIVTAGVRQKEGESRLSLVQRNTDILKHIIPRLVEYSPDTILLMVSNPVDIMTYVAWKLSGLPKNRVIGSGTNLDSSRFRFLMSQRLGVAPTSCHGWIIGEHGDSSVPVWSGVNIAGVRLRELNPTIGTGEDPEKWNELHKQVVDSAYEVIKLKGYTSWAIGLSTASLASAILRNTSSVAAVSTSVLGEHGIDKDVFLSLPCVLNANGVTSVVKQILTNTEIEQLQKSANIMAEVQAGLQF is encoded by the exons ATGGCCGCCGTAAAGGATAGTCTGCTCGCTCAAGTGGCTGAGGTTTTGCCCAGCTCTGGACATAAGATCACCGTTGTGGGCATTGGCATGGTGGGCATGGCCAGCGCATTCAGCATTTTGGCCCAGGGCGTCTCCAAGGAGGTCTGCCTGATCGATGTCTGCGCCGATAAGCTGCAGGGTGAGCTCATGGATCTGCAGCATGGTTCAAACTTCCTGAAGAACCCACAGATCACAGCCAGCACCGATTATGCCGCATCGGCCAACTCGCGTCTGTGCATTGTCACCGCCGGCGTGCGCCAGAAGGAGGGCGAATCCCGTCTGTCCTTGGTGCAGCGCAACACCGACATTCTGAAGCACATCATACCCAGGCTGGTCGAG TACAGTCCCGATACCATTCTGCTGATGGTCTCCAATCCCGTGGATATTATGACCTATGTGGCCTGGAAACTGTCCGGTCTGCCCAAGAATCGCGTCATTGGCAGCGGCACCAATTTGGATTCGTCCCGCTTCCGCTTCTTGATGTCGCAGCGCTTGGGCGTGGCACCCACCTCCTGCCACGGCTGGATCATTGGCGAGCACGGCGATAGCTCTGTGCCCGTATGGTCCGGCGTTAACATTGCCGGTGTGCGTTTGCGTGAGCTGAACCCCACCATTGGCACCGGCGAGGATCCAGAGAAATGGAATGAGCTGCACAAACAGGTCGTCGATTCGGCCTACGAGGTCATCAAGCTAAAGGGCTACACCTCCTGGGCCATTGGCCTCAGCACCGCCTCACTGGCCTCGGCCATCTTGCGCAACACCAGCAGCGTGGCAGCCGTCTCCACATCCGTTTTG GGTGAACATGGCATCGATAAGGATGTGTTCTTGTCGCTGCCCTGCGTACTAAATGCCAACGGTGTCACCTCCGTGGTGAAGCAGATTCTCACCAACACCGAAATCGAGCAGCTGCAGAAATCCGCCAACATCATGGCTGAGGTTCAGGCCGGTCTACAGTTTTAA